The Paenibacillus sp. YPG26 genome includes a window with the following:
- a CDS encoding sulfurtransferase, giving the protein MSTLVTKNWLLARLYEQDQVIVDCRFQLGKPEAGRQAYDAGHIPGAIYLDLEADLSGPVQAHGGRHPLPDLAALEECLGRAGIGPQTRVVAYDDQGGMYAARLWWLLRYAGHEQVNVLSESFSAWEAAGYPVSAAQQVVIPQTFTAHPQRGMRADVSEVREASAIAAAGSPGALLVDSREAKRYAGEEEPIDARAGHIPGAVNRFWKEVLDERGVWRSEAELREHFADVIQAAEVGQDVIVYCGSGVSACPNVLALHNLGYTNVKLYPGSWSDWISYSENPVATGEE; this is encoded by the coding sequence ATGTCAACGTTAGTGACAAAAAACTGGCTGCTCGCAAGGCTCTACGAGCAGGATCAAGTGATTGTGGACTGCCGCTTCCAGCTCGGCAAGCCTGAAGCCGGGCGGCAGGCTTATGACGCCGGCCATATTCCAGGCGCCATCTACCTGGACCTGGAGGCAGACCTGTCAGGGCCGGTTCAGGCCCATGGCGGCCGCCATCCCCTGCCGGATCTGGCCGCGCTGGAAGAGTGTCTTGGCCGTGCGGGAATCGGGCCGCAGACGAGAGTCGTAGCTTACGACGATCAGGGCGGCATGTACGCCGCGAGGCTGTGGTGGCTGCTGCGCTATGCCGGGCATGAGCAGGTCAACGTGCTGAGCGAAAGCTTCTCCGCCTGGGAAGCGGCGGGATATCCGGTGAGCGCCGCGCAGCAGGTGGTCATTCCGCAGACGTTCACCGCTCATCCGCAGCGCGGCATGCGGGCTGACGTCAGCGAGGTTCGCGAAGCCTCTGCCATTGCCGCCGCCGGTTCCCCCGGCGCGCTACTGGTGGATTCGCGCGAAGCAAAGCGCTACGCTGGCGAGGAAGAGCCGATCGATGCCCGCGCAGGACATATTCCAGGCGCGGTTAACCGCTTCTGGAAGGAAGTGCTTGATGAGCGCGGAGTCTGGAGAAGCGAGGCCGAGCTTAGAGAGCATTTTGCCGATGTTATTCAAGCAGCTGAGGTTGGCCAGGATGTGATTGTATACTGCGGATCCGGCGTGAGCGCTTGTCCGAATGTACTTGCCCTGCATAATCTGGGGTATACGAACGTGAAGCTGTATCCGGGGAGCTGGAGCGACTGGATCTCGTATAGCGAGAATCCGGTGGCGACGGGAGAAGAGTAA